The Culex pipiens pallens isolate TS chromosome 2, TS_CPP_V2, whole genome shotgun sequence DNA window TTGCTTTCGGGGACGGGGGACACACGGGCCGGAATTGATTTGAGGACACACATtggacacaaacacacacaatctgACACGTGGATTGATAATACTCACTCGTACTGGAAGTAAATGTCGCTGCAATCGTCCGGCAGCATGACCGTGACGCCAAACACGGTAAAGATCGGCGTCGGATGGCACACGGACGTGAGGGACAGGTTCGCAAAGAGCAGGAGGGCGAGCAGCGAGCAGAACGATCCGGCCAGGAAGAACCGATGGTTGGAGCGGCCAACGCAGCAGTTCAGCCAGACGCTGTGGTGGTCCTGCTTGACGACGCACGTTCCGCACACCTTGCAGTGGTAGCTCCGCGGGGGCACGTACTTGCGGCACGCTTGGCACGCCAGCCGGCCGTCGCTTTCGTCCGAGTCTTCGCGGTCCGAGATGAGGATGGCACTCTGGGAGTCACCGTTGGCCTCGTCCTTGAAGCCACCGGCCCCGACTGGTTGGCCAACATGGTTCTGGCCGGCCCGTTGATTCGTTTTGTAAAAGCAAAAGAACGAAAGCGACATCAGCAGGACGAAGGCCAGGTTTTCTTCGGGGAGCAGCTCCAGCAGCGGAACCGTCGACTCAAACAGGATCACCAGGTAGATTCCACTCCAGAACAGCCACAGCGAGAAGAACTTTGTCCTGTGAACACAAAGAGAGAGACACGTCATCAACCTTCACTTGCCAACCATCCCTCCTCCCTCCCTCACACAACTCACTTTGGCAGCACTCGGCCCAGGAAGCGCTTCAGATACGCCAGCAGCACCGGAATCGCGGTGAAAATCACCAGACTGCAGTAAAAGTCCACCGCGGCGAGCAGCTGCAGCGCCACCAGCAGCACCACCGGCAGCACATTGTCCACCGTGATCTGCTTGGCCCCGCCGCGCCACGGGATCCGGATCCGGTCCTGGAACGTCAGCAGCATCCCGCGCTGCCTGTCCACCGGGATGGGACGGCCAGAAATGAATCTGCTCCCCCCGCGCGATCCGTTCGTCACGGCCGACAGTCGACGACAGAACAAAACCGGAGGCCAACCAGAGCCAGCCAGCCAAAGTGGTGTACGGCAGAGTAGGTACCAAGAATAAggcgaaaaaatcaataacaaatgcGGTCAACTTTCGCCAGCCTATGCGGCAAATGTGGTGGGTCGCGGGGGTGTTCAGTTTGGCACGGATTAAAGGGCGATTAGAGAAAAGAGTGAGAGAAGTGGTGAGAggggaaagtgttttttttatgaaaaagcgACAAACAACAAAATAATCTAATTCTActgattttgtgattttatgattttatgatttcatgatttcatgattttatgattttatgattttataattttatgatttatgttttatgttttatgttttatgttttatgttttatgttttatgttttatgattttatgattttatgattttatgattttatgattttatgattttatgattttatgattttatgattttatgattttatgattttatgattttatgattttatgattttatgattttatgattttatgattttatgattttatgattttatgattttatgattttatgattttatg harbors:
- the LOC120432424 gene encoding palmitoyltransferase ZDHHC23-B isoform X2 yields the protein MLLTFQDRIRIPWRGGAKQITVDNVLPVVLLVALQLLAAVDFYCSLVIFTAIPVLLAYLKRFLGRVLPKTKFFSLWLFWSGIYLVILFESTVPLLELLPEENLAFVLLMSLSFFCFYKTNQRAGQNHVGQPVGAGGFKDEANGDSQSAILISDREDSDESDGRLACQACRKYVPPRSYHCKVCGTCVVKQDHHSVWLNCCVGRSNHRFFLAGSFCSLLALLLFANLSLTSVCHPTPIFTVFGVTVMLPDDCSDIYFQYDIALCFTGAIYALLMSLFILISLLKQSCLISRGFTGTEWQRGEHINRRNCLVNWKMFCLGQ
- the LOC120432424 gene encoding palmitoyltransferase ZDHHC23-B isoform X1, yielding MNSHFASYPGDIRDDCYEPELDTDPLCCCEYYDRNAARNHILACCCNCTDVDESFDRFISGRPIPVDRQRGMLLTFQDRIRIPWRGGAKQITVDNVLPVVLLVALQLLAAVDFYCSLVIFTAIPVLLAYLKRFLGRVLPKTKFFSLWLFWSGIYLVILFESTVPLLELLPEENLAFVLLMSLSFFCFYKTNQRAGQNHVGQPVGAGGFKDEANGDSQSAILISDREDSDESDGRLACQACRKYVPPRSYHCKVCGTCVVKQDHHSVWLNCCVGRSNHRFFLAGSFCSLLALLLFANLSLTSVCHPTPIFTVFGVTVMLPDDCSDIYFQYDIALCFTGAIYALLMSLFILISLLKQSCLISRGFTGTEWQRGEHINRRNCLVNWKMFCLGQ